ACCCCGTAGAATGTCGAGAGGAATGTGACACCACAAGCTCTTGTCGATCGATATGCCTTGATCCGTGTACGCCTTCTCGAAGCCGAACGTGCGATCCTCCACGACTGTATTAGCGTTCTCAGGCGAGATGAGCGCAATCCGCTGATGACCCTTGGACAGCAAGTAGGAGACTGCCTTGTACGCACCGCCGTAATTGTCAGATGTAATGGTATACGTCTTAATGTTGCGCAGATACCGGTCGATGAACACGCATGGGAATTTATCGAGCGACAGACGCAGCAGCGATTCGTTGTACTTTTCATCCTCTGTCGGAAAAACGATTAGCCCCTGTATACCGAGATCCGTCAGTGTGCGAATGGCATTCGATTCGATAGCGGAGGACTCGCGCGTGATGCTCAGTACCATGCTGAGGCCAGCTTCTTGCAGGAATTGTTCCGTGTAGTCGACGAGCTTCTGAATAACACGGGTTCTCATCGTTGGAATGATGTAGCCGACGAGTGGTAAGGACGATACGCTGCGCAAAGTTGGCGGCGCAACGATGTTATAAACATCGAGGTTGGCGGAGACAAAAGTACCCTTGCCTTGTACGCGTATAATTAATCCCTCGTCAGCTAGTAGGGTTAAGGCGTTCTTGACTGTTATTTTACTTACTTTGAATTCATCCATTAGTTCTTGCTCAGAAGGGATGCGGTCCGTTGGCCGAAGCAGCCCTGATTTAATTTTCCTCATAATATCTTCTTGAATTTGCTTGTAGAGCGCCAGCTTTTTCAACTTGCCGCATCTCCCCATAAATTTTATAATTTTATACTCAATTGGTTATATGAACCATATTACCTATACATTATAATACGAGTTGTGAAGCGCTTACAATATCGAATCTGAGAGGGAGTACGAAGGGGTCTTTTTCATTAAACGGTTAGAACAATGTTAAGGATAGTGGCGCCAATGACAAACTGTAACCGCTTAAATTAACATTGCTAACTAGTCAACCCATTGTTAAACGTTTAACAACAAAAAGAGAGGATGACGAACAAATGAAAAAACAAAGTACTTTAATTTCTATCGTTACGATCCTTATTCTGTCACTTGTTTTGTCGGCATGTGGTAAGTCTTCTGATTCAAAATCGGAATCCATGCAGTTAGGCGCTGATGCTGGTGAGAATGCAACAGAATTGTCATTCTGGACATTCGTAGATTTGCACGGCAAGCATTTGGATAAAATGCTGGGGTTATGGAATCAAGCGAACCCAGACAAACAGATTAAGTTAAATGTATCGGTTATGCCTTATGATGATATGCATAACAAGCTCTTATTGGCGGTTACGAGTGGAAAAGGTGCTCCTGATATCGCGGATATCGAGCTTGGTCAATTCCCTAAATTCCTGGAAGGTGACAACGTTCCACTGGAACCTTTGAATGATGTTTTCGCACCGTACAAAGACGTTGTCGTTCCTTCACGCGTCGCGATTTACAGCAAAGCTGACCAGGTTTATGGATTTGATTATCACGTAGGTGCAACGCTTGCTTTCTACAACACTGAAATTCTCGAACAAGCAGGTGTTGACTACAAGACGATTAAAACTTGGGAAGATTACAAACAAGCGGGTATCAAAGTATTCGAAAAAACGGGCAAGTACTTAGGAACTGCTGATACATCAGCTACTTGGCAAGAATCGCTGCTGCTTGCTCAGCAAAATTCCGATTTTACAGATGAGAATGGCAATCCAAAAGTTAACTCGCCTGAAATGGTTAAAGCGCTTGAAATGTTAGTAGACCTGCAGAAGAATAATGTTATTCATACGATCCCAGGCGGACAACCGGATACAGAAGAAGCAAAAGGCGAATACAACAAGGGCAACTACGCAAGTGCATTAATGCCTGAATGGTATATGTCCCGTTTCGTAAACGAAATGAAGGATCTTAAAGGTAAGTATGCAATTGCTCCATTGCCTGTATTTAAAGAAGGCGACCCACGTTCCGTTGGTTTGGGCGGTACAGGTACAGTTGTTACTAAGAGTGGTAAAAACGTTCAGTTGGCAAAAGAATTTGTAGCTTTTGCTAAGCTTTCAAAAGAAGCTACTACTGAAATCTGGAATACGCTTGGATTTGACCCAATCAACATGGATGTATGGAAAGATGATGCTGTAACGAAAAACCCTGATAACGAGTACGTCCAATATTTCAAAACCAATGCGTTTGATACTTTGAATGAAATTAAAGACGAAATTCAAGCGATCAAATCCGTTAAAGCTTCACCGACGATCGGCAATATCTTCAATACGGTTACTTTGAATGCTATCTTTGAGGATGGCCAAGATGTGAAGGAAGCTCTGGATGAAGCACAAGCAGCAATTGAACAAGAATTGAAATAAACATAATAAGTAAATGATTTTGATTAAACCTGTCGGCAGGTATAGTAGTCGGCAGGTTTAATCATAGTCAAGGGAGATTGAGATTATGATAAAGAAATTTGTATACTCTCAAAAAGTTGCGCCTTATGTTTTTGTATTGCCATTCATACTCATATTCTTAATATTCTGGTCTTATCCGCTTGCAAATTCATTCGTAATGAGTTTTCAAGATAGGATGTTGGGACAGGATCCTAAGTGGATTGGTGAAGCGAATTATTCGAAATTATTGACAGACAAAGTGTTTTTGACG
This region of Paenibacillus sp. JDR-2 genomic DNA includes:
- a CDS encoding GntR family transcriptional regulator — translated: MKKLALYKQIQEDIMRKIKSGLLRPTDRIPSEQELMDEFKVSKITVKNALTLLADEGLIIRVQGKGTFVSANLDVYNIVAPPTLRSVSSLPLVGYIIPTMRTRVIQKLVDYTEQFLQEAGLSMVLSITRESSAIESNAIRTLTDLGIQGLIVFPTEDEKYNESLLRLSLDKFPCVFIDRYLRNIKTYTITSDNYGGAYKAVSYLLSKGHQRIALISPENANTVVEDRTFGFEKAYTDQGISIDKSLWCHIPLDILRGEQALDYVSDFLQVRSGITAAFTLTEETARLTSAAISLLNHHTNIELLSFDNPHIARVAYVQQDEQEMARTAVRLLREQMDNTYSPKNAVIPVQLIFPSS
- a CDS encoding ABC transporter substrate-binding protein is translated as MKKQSTLISIVTILILSLVLSACGKSSDSKSESMQLGADAGENATELSFWTFVDLHGKHLDKMLGLWNQANPDKQIKLNVSVMPYDDMHNKLLLAVTSGKGAPDIADIELGQFPKFLEGDNVPLEPLNDVFAPYKDVVVPSRVAIYSKADQVYGFDYHVGATLAFYNTEILEQAGVDYKTIKTWEDYKQAGIKVFEKTGKYLGTADTSATWQESLLLAQQNSDFTDENGNPKVNSPEMVKALEMLVDLQKNNVIHTIPGGQPDTEEAKGEYNKGNYASALMPEWYMSRFVNEMKDLKGKYAIAPLPVFKEGDPRSVGLGGTGTVVTKSGKNVQLAKEFVAFAKLSKEATTEIWNTLGFDPINMDVWKDDAVTKNPDNEYVQYFKTNAFDTLNEIKDEIQAIKSVKASPTIGNIFNTVTLNAIFEDGQDVKEALDEAQAAIEQELK